A window of the Henckelia pumila isolate YLH828 chromosome 3, ASM3356847v2, whole genome shotgun sequence genome harbors these coding sequences:
- the LOC140891978 gene encoding carotenoid 9,10(9',10')-cleavage dioxygenase 1-like isoform X3, translating into MVASSHAFQVNCSLQRPSVSPKEDAHSRASLSSSLRLKTIFLKVFHQNPVFHNVERTGKEASLRLLDAFVDLAFEIVDQPLLPCQTNFAPVEEIGAAVLVTDAVTGTIPDDFTESVYIRNGPNPLFGGLKSTTSIFGKSSHSWLEGEGMLHALHVFRDSISGRWKISYINRHVDTDTFKLEKKRKKPAFLPAIEGDSAAVLSAHLLNWLRFGLVDKYHSNTNVFEHSGKVYSIAENHIPQEINPFTLETKGNWDINGCWKRPFTSHPKKAPDTGELVVIGIHPRKPYFELGVVSADGNRLIHKVDLQLKRCFLCHEIGVTKRYNVIMDFPLTIDVNRLMTGGPLMKYNKEGYAQIGVMPRYGDSESVKWFRVEPSCMFHIINCYEHGDEVVALAITSSTSIIPGPDFGMNKFEWFSKRFKKIEQSEDESFFSRVYEWRLNMKTGEVTERNLTGMEYSMELPIINEKFIGIENKFGYAQVADLNASSTSGMTKYGGLAKLYFEGAAFVPKSGGHAEDDGWIITFVHDESTDKSQVYIVDATKFSEEPVAKISLPKRVPYGFHGAFVPLYAP; encoded by the exons ATGGTTGCTTCAAGCCACGCATTTCAAGTGAATTGCTCTCTGCAAAGGCCTTCTGTTTCTCCAAAAGAGGATGCCCACTCCAGAGCTTCACTCTCATCTTCTCTCCGTTTGAag ACAATATTCTTGAAAGTGTTCCATCAAAATCCCGTTTTCCATAATGTTGAGAGAACTGGGAAGGAAGCTTCATTGAGGTTGTTGGATGCCTTTGTTGATTTAGCGTTTGAGATTGTTGATCAGCCATTATTGCCTTGTCAG ACTAATTTTGCTCCTGTTGAAGAGATAGGAGCCGCAGTACTGGTGACTGATGCAGTTACAGGGACCATACCGGATGATTTTACGGAGAGTGTTTACATCAGAAACG GACCAAACCCTTTATTCGGAGGTTTAAAATCGACTACTTCTATATTCGGAAAATCGAGCCACTCGTGGTTAGAAGGAGAGGGAATGCTCCACGCCTTGCACGTCTTTAGAGACAGCATCAGTGGCAGATGGAAGATATCTTATATTAACAGGCATGTTGATACGGACACATTCAAGctggaaaagaaaaggaaaaaaccAGCATTTCTTCCTGCTATAGAAGGGGATTCTGCAGCAGTATTATCAGCTCATCTGTTGAATTGG TTGAGGTTTGGGTTGGTTGATAAATATCATAGCAACACGAATGTATTTGAGCATTCGGGGAAGGTGTACTCGATTGCTGAGAATCATATACCTCAAGAGATCAATCCTTTTACATTGGAAACTAAAGGAAATTGGGACATCAATGGATGTTGGAAAAGGCCATTCACTAGTCACCCTAAG AAAGCTCCAGATACAGGAGAGCTTGTTGTAATTGGAATCCATCCTAGAAAACCTTACTTTGAACTTGGAGTAGTGTCAG CTGATGGAAATAGACTAATTCACAAGGTGGATCTGCAGCTAAAAAGGTGTTTCCTTTGCCATGAAATAGGTGTAACGAAAAG GTATAATGTGATCATGGATTTTCCTCTGACCATAGACGTAAACCGCCTAATGACTGGGGGACC GTTGATGAAATACAACAAAGAAGGATATGCACAGATTGGAGTAATGCCGCGCTATGGAGATTCAGAGTCTGTGAAGTGGTTCAGAGTTGAACCAAGCTGCATGTTTCACATTATTAATTGTTATGAGCATGGAGATGAA GTGGTTGCTTTGGCCATTACATCTTCCACTTCGATCATACCTGGGCCGGATTTTGGCATGAACAAATTTGAGTGGTTTTCCAAAAGGTTTAAGAAGATAGAACAATCAGAAGATGAATCTTTCTTCTCTCGCGTTTATGAATGGAGGCTCAATATGAAAACAGGTGAAGTGACAGAAAGGAATCTCACTGGAATGGAATACTCTATGGAGCTTCCAATTATAAATGAAAAATTCATTGGTATTGAAAATAAGTTTGGATACGCACAGGTGGCCGACTTGAATGCCAGCTCCACGTCCG GCATGACAAAATATGGAGGGCTAGCCAAGCTTTATTTTGAGG GAGCTGCTTTTGTGCCCAAATCTGGTGGTCATGCAGAGGATGATGGCTGGATAATCACATTCGTGCACGATGAGAGTACTGATAAGTCACAA gTGTATATAGTTGATGCAACGAAATTTTCAGAAGAACCGGTTGCAAAGATTTCTCTTCCAAAAAGAGTTCCTTATGGATTTCATGGAGCTTTTGTTCCTTTATACGCACCATGA
- the LOC140891978 gene encoding carotenoid 9,10(9',10')-cleavage dioxygenase-like isoform X1, with amino-acid sequence MVASSHAFQVNCSLQRPSVSPKEDAHSRASLSSSLRLKTIFLKVFHQNPVFHNVERTGKEASLRLLDAFVDLAFEIVDQPLLPCQTNFAPVEEIGAAVLVTDAVTGTIPDDFTESVYIRNGPNPLFGGLKSTTSIFGKSSHSWLEGEGMLHALHVFRDSISGRWKISYINRHVDTDTFKLEKKRKKPAFLPAIEGDSAAVLSAHLLNWLRFGLVDKYHSNTNVFEHSGKVYSIAENHIPQEINPFTLETKGNWDINGCWKRPFTSHPKKAPDTGELVVIGIHPRKPYFELGVVSADGNRLIHKVDLQLKRCFLCHEIGVTKRYNVIMDFPLTIDVNRLMTGGPLMKYNKEGYAQIGVMPRYGDSESVKWFRVEPSCMFHIINCYEHGDEVVALAITSSTSIIPGPDFGMNKFEWFSKRFKKIEQSEDESFFSRVYEWRLNMKTGEVTERNLTGMEYSMELPIINEKFIGIENKFGYAQVADLNASSTSGMTKYGGLAKLYFEGRKLEISNKHDGLIEVEYHKFPENTFCSGAAFVPKSGGHAEDDGWIITFVHDESTDKSQVYIVDATKFSEEPVAKISLPKRVPYGFHGAFVPLYAP; translated from the exons ATGGTTGCTTCAAGCCACGCATTTCAAGTGAATTGCTCTCTGCAAAGGCCTTCTGTTTCTCCAAAAGAGGATGCCCACTCCAGAGCTTCACTCTCATCTTCTCTCCGTTTGAag ACAATATTCTTGAAAGTGTTCCATCAAAATCCCGTTTTCCATAATGTTGAGAGAACTGGGAAGGAAGCTTCATTGAGGTTGTTGGATGCCTTTGTTGATTTAGCGTTTGAGATTGTTGATCAGCCATTATTGCCTTGTCAG ACTAATTTTGCTCCTGTTGAAGAGATAGGAGCCGCAGTACTGGTGACTGATGCAGTTACAGGGACCATACCGGATGATTTTACGGAGAGTGTTTACATCAGAAACG GACCAAACCCTTTATTCGGAGGTTTAAAATCGACTACTTCTATATTCGGAAAATCGAGCCACTCGTGGTTAGAAGGAGAGGGAATGCTCCACGCCTTGCACGTCTTTAGAGACAGCATCAGTGGCAGATGGAAGATATCTTATATTAACAGGCATGTTGATACGGACACATTCAAGctggaaaagaaaaggaaaaaaccAGCATTTCTTCCTGCTATAGAAGGGGATTCTGCAGCAGTATTATCAGCTCATCTGTTGAATTGG TTGAGGTTTGGGTTGGTTGATAAATATCATAGCAACACGAATGTATTTGAGCATTCGGGGAAGGTGTACTCGATTGCTGAGAATCATATACCTCAAGAGATCAATCCTTTTACATTGGAAACTAAAGGAAATTGGGACATCAATGGATGTTGGAAAAGGCCATTCACTAGTCACCCTAAG AAAGCTCCAGATACAGGAGAGCTTGTTGTAATTGGAATCCATCCTAGAAAACCTTACTTTGAACTTGGAGTAGTGTCAG CTGATGGAAATAGACTAATTCACAAGGTGGATCTGCAGCTAAAAAGGTGTTTCCTTTGCCATGAAATAGGTGTAACGAAAAG GTATAATGTGATCATGGATTTTCCTCTGACCATAGACGTAAACCGCCTAATGACTGGGGGACC GTTGATGAAATACAACAAAGAAGGATATGCACAGATTGGAGTAATGCCGCGCTATGGAGATTCAGAGTCTGTGAAGTGGTTCAGAGTTGAACCAAGCTGCATGTTTCACATTATTAATTGTTATGAGCATGGAGATGAA GTGGTTGCTTTGGCCATTACATCTTCCACTTCGATCATACCTGGGCCGGATTTTGGCATGAACAAATTTGAGTGGTTTTCCAAAAGGTTTAAGAAGATAGAACAATCAGAAGATGAATCTTTCTTCTCTCGCGTTTATGAATGGAGGCTCAATATGAAAACAGGTGAAGTGACAGAAAGGAATCTCACTGGAATGGAATACTCTATGGAGCTTCCAATTATAAATGAAAAATTCATTGGTATTGAAAATAAGTTTGGATACGCACAGGTGGCCGACTTGAATGCCAGCTCCACGTCCG GCATGACAAAATATGGAGGGCTAGCCAAGCTTTATTTTGAGGGTAGGAAACTTGAAATCTCGAATAAGCATGACGGATTGATAGAAGTTGAATATCATAAGTTTCCAGAGAACACCTTTTGCTCAGGAGCTGCTTTTGTGCCCAAATCTGGTGGTCATGCAGAGGATGATGGCTGGATAATCACATTCGTGCACGATGAGAGTACTGATAAGTCACAA gTGTATATAGTTGATGCAACGAAATTTTCAGAAGAACCGGTTGCAAAGATTTCTCTTCCAAAAAGAGTTCCTTATGGATTTCATGGAGCTTTTGTTCCTTTATACGCACCATGA
- the LOC140891978 gene encoding carotenoid 9,10(9',10')-cleavage dioxygenase-like isoform X2: MVASSHAFQVNCSLQRPSVSPKEDAHSRASLSSSLRLKTIFLKVFHQNPVFHNVERTGKEASLRLLDAFVDLAFEIVDQPLLPCQTNFAPVEEIGAAVLVTDAVTGTIPDDFTESVYIRNGPNPLFGGLKSTTSIFGKSSHSWLEGEGMLHALHVFRDSISGRWKISYINRHVDTDTFKLEKKRKKPAFLPAIEGDSAAVLSAHLLNWLRFGLVDKYHSNTNVFEHSGKVYSIAENHIPQEINPFTLETKGNWDINGCWKRPFTSHPKKAPDTGELVVIGIHPRKPYFELGVVSADGNRLIHKVDLQLKRYNVIMDFPLTIDVNRLMTGGPLMKYNKEGYAQIGVMPRYGDSESVKWFRVEPSCMFHIINCYEHGDEVVALAITSSTSIIPGPDFGMNKFEWFSKRFKKIEQSEDESFFSRVYEWRLNMKTGEVTERNLTGMEYSMELPIINEKFIGIENKFGYAQVADLNASSTSGMTKYGGLAKLYFEGRKLEISNKHDGLIEVEYHKFPENTFCSGAAFVPKSGGHAEDDGWIITFVHDESTDKSQVYIVDATKFSEEPVAKISLPKRVPYGFHGAFVPLYAP; the protein is encoded by the exons ATGGTTGCTTCAAGCCACGCATTTCAAGTGAATTGCTCTCTGCAAAGGCCTTCTGTTTCTCCAAAAGAGGATGCCCACTCCAGAGCTTCACTCTCATCTTCTCTCCGTTTGAag ACAATATTCTTGAAAGTGTTCCATCAAAATCCCGTTTTCCATAATGTTGAGAGAACTGGGAAGGAAGCTTCATTGAGGTTGTTGGATGCCTTTGTTGATTTAGCGTTTGAGATTGTTGATCAGCCATTATTGCCTTGTCAG ACTAATTTTGCTCCTGTTGAAGAGATAGGAGCCGCAGTACTGGTGACTGATGCAGTTACAGGGACCATACCGGATGATTTTACGGAGAGTGTTTACATCAGAAACG GACCAAACCCTTTATTCGGAGGTTTAAAATCGACTACTTCTATATTCGGAAAATCGAGCCACTCGTGGTTAGAAGGAGAGGGAATGCTCCACGCCTTGCACGTCTTTAGAGACAGCATCAGTGGCAGATGGAAGATATCTTATATTAACAGGCATGTTGATACGGACACATTCAAGctggaaaagaaaaggaaaaaaccAGCATTTCTTCCTGCTATAGAAGGGGATTCTGCAGCAGTATTATCAGCTCATCTGTTGAATTGG TTGAGGTTTGGGTTGGTTGATAAATATCATAGCAACACGAATGTATTTGAGCATTCGGGGAAGGTGTACTCGATTGCTGAGAATCATATACCTCAAGAGATCAATCCTTTTACATTGGAAACTAAAGGAAATTGGGACATCAATGGATGTTGGAAAAGGCCATTCACTAGTCACCCTAAG AAAGCTCCAGATACAGGAGAGCTTGTTGTAATTGGAATCCATCCTAGAAAACCTTACTTTGAACTTGGAGTAGTGTCAG CTGATGGAAATAGACTAATTCACAAGGTGGATCTGCAGCTAAAAAG GTATAATGTGATCATGGATTTTCCTCTGACCATAGACGTAAACCGCCTAATGACTGGGGGACC GTTGATGAAATACAACAAAGAAGGATATGCACAGATTGGAGTAATGCCGCGCTATGGAGATTCAGAGTCTGTGAAGTGGTTCAGAGTTGAACCAAGCTGCATGTTTCACATTATTAATTGTTATGAGCATGGAGATGAA GTGGTTGCTTTGGCCATTACATCTTCCACTTCGATCATACCTGGGCCGGATTTTGGCATGAACAAATTTGAGTGGTTTTCCAAAAGGTTTAAGAAGATAGAACAATCAGAAGATGAATCTTTCTTCTCTCGCGTTTATGAATGGAGGCTCAATATGAAAACAGGTGAAGTGACAGAAAGGAATCTCACTGGAATGGAATACTCTATGGAGCTTCCAATTATAAATGAAAAATTCATTGGTATTGAAAATAAGTTTGGATACGCACAGGTGGCCGACTTGAATGCCAGCTCCACGTCCG GCATGACAAAATATGGAGGGCTAGCCAAGCTTTATTTTGAGGGTAGGAAACTTGAAATCTCGAATAAGCATGACGGATTGATAGAAGTTGAATATCATAAGTTTCCAGAGAACACCTTTTGCTCAGGAGCTGCTTTTGTGCCCAAATCTGGTGGTCATGCAGAGGATGATGGCTGGATAATCACATTCGTGCACGATGAGAGTACTGATAAGTCACAA gTGTATATAGTTGATGCAACGAAATTTTCAGAAGAACCGGTTGCAAAGATTTCTCTTCCAAAAAGAGTTCCTTATGGATTTCATGGAGCTTTTGTTCCTTTATACGCACCATGA
- the LOC140888287 gene encoding uncharacterized protein has protein sequence MARCVDMNKLKMFGMKSHDCHVFMQRLIPIAFHDLLPNNVWQALTELSMFYKDLTSRVITTADMVRLEKIIPLTLCKLKRIFSPSFFDSMEHLPIHLAYEARLAGPVQYRWMYPFERFLRRLKNNVRNKAKVEGSICNAYLIEEASSFCAYYFADSVKTRHCKCPRNSDDARPIVSNMFSIFKFFGRPIGAYVSIWLDDKEYHAARTYILLNYDEVKPFINMYEQELQQQNPAILPDEVDKNLETHFASWFERHVKEPRSNVQDQMMKDLASGPLRNTRVYSGYYVNGFKFHVSRRDSTTLTNNSGVCVKGSSNISAELDYYGRLDEIIEVEYPALPIKRIVLFKCSWYDPTPRIGTRVHSIYKLVEVNANRRFNKFEPFIFAVQAGQVFYVKYPTIRRGPSEWLAVCRMKARSTIEIPTSLALEYHDAFQNDEVGGHSVDSQVQTTSQLLVDVNVTYEELDDQEMSTDDEIVVAIESDHDNLETIDDYDADCDDY, from the exons ATGGCTCGATGTGTGGATATGAACAAATTGAAAATGTTTGGAATGAAGAGTCATGATTGTCATGTCTTCATGCAAAGACTTATTCCAATAGCTTTCCATGACCTACTTCCCAATAATGTTTGGCAGGCACTTACTGAATTAAGCATGTTCTACAAAGATTTGACGTCGAGGGTCATTACGACAGCTGACATGGTTCGTTTAGAGAAAATCATTCCTCTTACACTTTGTAAGCTTAAGCGCATATTTTCACCAAGCTTTTTTGATTCAATGGAGCATCTCCCGATTCATTTAGCTTACGAGGCACGACTAGCTGGTCCTGTTCAGTACAGATGGATGTACCCATTTGAACGTTTTTTGAGGAGGCTGAAAAATAATGTTCGTAATAAAGCAAAGGTTGAAGGGTCGATATGTAATGCTTATTTGATTGAAGAAGCATCTTCTTTCTGCGCATATTATTTTGCTGATAGTGTGAAGACAAGGCATTGTAAGTGTCCTCGGAATTCTGATGATGCTCGACCGATAGTCTCAAATATGTTTTCTATTTTCAAGTTCTTTGGTAGACCGATTGGTGCATATGTTTCTATATGGTTAGATGACAAAGAATACCATGCAGCAAGGACATACATTCTACTCAACTATGATGAGGTGAAACCTTTCATAAA TATGTACGAACAAGAATTGCAACAACAAAATCCAGCAATTCTACCCGATGAAGTGGACAAAAATTTGGAAACACATTTTGCATCATGGTTTGAACGCCAT GTGAAGGAACCAAGATCAAACGTACAAGATCAAATGATGAAGGATCTTGCGAGCGGACCTCTTCGTAACACAAGAGTGTACTCGGGTTACTATGTTAATGGTTTCAAATTCCATGTGTCACGTCGTGATTCAACCACCTTGACTAATAATTCAGGTGTTTGTGTGAAAGGATCTAGCAACATAAGTGCTGAACTTGATTACTATGGCAGGCTTGATGAAATCATCGAGGTGGAATATCCCGCTTTACCTATAAAGAGGATAGTATTATTCAAATGCTCATGGTATGATCCAACGCCAAGGATTGGCACGAGAGTGCATTCGATCTACAAGTTAGTTGAAGTCAATGCAAATAGAAGATTCAATAAATTTGAACCTTTCATTTTTGCTGTACAAGCGGGTCAAGTATTCTACGTTAAATATCCAACGATTAGAAGAGGACCTAGTGAATGGTTAGCAGTTTGTAGAATGAAGGCTCGATCAACCATAGAAATCCCAACCTCCCTCGCGCTCGAGTACCATGATGCCTTTCAGAATGATGAAGTGGGGGGACATTCAGTTGATTCACAAGTTCAAACTACATCACAGTTACTTGTAGATGTAAACGTTACTTATGAAGAATTAGATGACCAAGAAATGTCTACAGATGATGAGATTGTTGTAGCAATAGAGTCAGACCATGATAACTTGGAAACTATTGATGATTATGATGCAGATTGTGATGACTACTGA